The following proteins come from a genomic window of Myroides odoratus DSM 2801:
- a CDS encoding AAA family ATPase, translated as MNVLLSNEGLQEVVQIAKSIAKENYNSKYSGAHILQALLHKSLDVCDFLNSIGKDLNYFSEWAEIRIEEYPKTTQQVREIQEDDNLQGVWENAEEVRDKLGLQEITPLCLLMSLIKPYVAFTAEQLQSLPLSESDMFALIQAEEDILFLSSELKVSEETRYAIMQEEKSTALAMYCVDLIAKSRAGIGTTTMVGREKEIRTLFEIIERRSKPNVILIGEPGVGKTALIEGLAKLLEQGKLPQLGGNHLYRLDLGLLVAGASYKGEIEDRFNKVLDQCNWRGAILVIDEIHRLVDSKENFSGLANLLMPNLTKGDITVIGTTTVEEYRKLIEPEGVFNRRFDKIEVQEPDEQTCVKMLERNVRNYEIYHGIQIEPEALNTCVALAKRYAKDKKLPDTAFDLLDQTMAAVKLLDEQVITVLIDWKTDYDQSLSKNFADDQAKCREMVWLFTQLEHRISPIVWGLLKEQPQLELNMGSEVLQIIIASVYDELVVNAEHKITSISKVELAAIMAAKTGIPIGKIQAQEKEKLLALEELLGHRVVGQQHALKAVSDAIIESRSGLNKSGQPVGSFFFLGPTGTGKTELAKAIASLLFNDEKAMIRFDMSEFKEEHAAALLYGAPPGYVGYEEGGMLVNKIRQQPYAVVLFDEIEKAHPSVFDVFLQLMDEGKIHDKQGKVGDFSNALILFTSNIGSEEISAAFGADRIPTAKELMQWMKGYFRPEFLARLTEIVPFAPITEEMAEQIFRIQLKELIAAFQHLHIGFEITDLALKKLAISGFTAEYGARQISGVIRQQIARPISKMIVKEELVSGQKIVVDWHKDEVVLQLIAEE; from the coding sequence ATGAATGTATTATTATCCAATGAGGGCCTACAAGAAGTAGTTCAAATTGCTAAGTCAATTGCAAAAGAAAATTACAATTCCAAGTATTCAGGGGCTCATATTTTACAAGCTTTACTGCATAAAAGTCTTGATGTATGTGATTTTTTAAACAGTATAGGAAAAGATCTCAACTATTTTTCTGAATGGGCAGAGATTAGAATTGAAGAATATCCAAAAACAACCCAACAAGTAAGGGAAATTCAGGAGGATGATAACCTCCAAGGAGTATGGGAAAACGCGGAAGAGGTAAGGGATAAGTTAGGATTACAAGAGATAACACCTTTGTGTTTGTTGATGAGTCTTATCAAGCCTTATGTTGCTTTTACTGCTGAACAATTGCAATCTTTACCCTTGAGTGAATCGGACATGTTTGCGCTTATCCAAGCGGAGGAAGATATCCTTTTTCTGTCTAGTGAGTTGAAGGTTAGCGAAGAAACTAGGTATGCTATAATGCAGGAGGAGAAATCGACTGCTTTAGCCATGTATTGTGTGGATTTAATTGCAAAAAGTAGAGCTGGAATAGGTACTACTACAATGGTAGGACGTGAAAAAGAGATTCGAACACTTTTCGAAATAATAGAACGAAGATCAAAACCCAATGTGATTTTAATTGGTGAACCAGGTGTAGGTAAAACAGCATTAATTGAGGGTCTCGCCAAACTATTAGAACAGGGAAAATTGCCACAATTAGGCGGAAATCATCTCTATCGGCTAGATTTAGGTTTATTAGTTGCAGGGGCGAGTTACAAAGGTGAGATAGAAGATCGTTTTAATAAAGTTTTAGATCAATGTAACTGGCGAGGCGCTATACTTGTCATTGATGAAATTCATCGACTCGTTGATTCAAAAGAAAATTTTAGTGGATTAGCGAATTTATTAATGCCTAATCTAACTAAAGGGGATATCACAGTGATTGGAACAACCACCGTAGAAGAATATCGCAAGTTAATTGAGCCTGAGGGAGTATTTAATAGAAGGTTCGACAAAATTGAAGTGCAAGAGCCAGATGAACAAACTTGCGTAAAAATGCTGGAAAGGAATGTCCGAAACTATGAAATTTATCACGGGATTCAAATAGAGCCAGAAGCACTTAATACTTGTGTGGCGTTGGCTAAACGCTATGCTAAGGATAAAAAATTACCCGATACAGCTTTTGATTTATTGGATCAAACAATGGCTGCTGTTAAATTGCTTGATGAACAGGTGATTACAGTATTAATCGATTGGAAAACAGATTACGATCAAAGTTTAAGTAAAAACTTTGCGGATGACCAAGCTAAATGCAGGGAAATGGTCTGGCTTTTTACCCAATTAGAACATCGAATCAGCCCTATTGTTTGGGGGCTTTTGAAGGAACAACCTCAATTGGAATTGAACATGGGCAGTGAAGTATTACAGATCATCATTGCATCAGTTTATGATGAATTAGTAGTGAATGCTGAGCATAAAATTACCAGTATCTCCAAGGTAGAGTTAGCTGCTATAATGGCTGCAAAAACAGGTATTCCTATAGGAAAAATTCAAGCGCAAGAAAAAGAAAAGCTCTTAGCTCTGGAGGAACTTTTGGGGCATCGTGTAGTTGGACAACAACATGCGTTGAAAGCTGTCTCGGATGCAATTATTGAGAGTAGAAGTGGGTTGAACAAATCTGGACAACCCGTGGGATCCTTTTTCTTTTTAGGTCCAACAGGGACAGGAAAAACGGAATTAGCAAAGGCAATTGCATCCTTGCTTTTTAATGATGAAAAAGCTATGATTCGCTTTGATATGTCTGAATTTAAAGAAGAACATGCAGCCGCGTTATTATATGGTGCTCCTCCTGGTTATGTTGGTTATGAAGAAGGGGGAATGTTGGTTAATAAAATTCGACAACAGCCTTATGCTGTGGTGTTATTTGATGAAATTGAAAAAGCACATCCTTCTGTTTTTGATGTATTTCTCCAGTTGATGGATGAAGGCAAAATACACGATAAACAGGGAAAAGTCGGTGATTTTAGTAATGCGCTTATCTTGTTTACTTCCAATATTGGTAGTGAAGAGATTAGTGCCGCTTTTGGAGCAGATCGAATTCCAACTGCTAAAGAATTAATGCAGTGGATGAAAGGTTATTTTCGCCCAGAATTCTTAGCACGTCTCACAGAAATTGTCCCTTTTGCCCCAATTACGGAAGAAATGGCAGAACAAATATTTAGGATTCAATTGAAAGAATTAATCGCTGCATTTCAGCATTTGCACATTGGTTTTGAAATTACCGATTTAGCTTTAAAAAAATTGGCAATTTCAGGATTTACAGCCGAATATGGTGCAAGGCAAATAAGTGGTGTAATTCGACAACAAATTGCTCGTCCCATATCTAAAATGATTGTCAAAGAAGAACTCGTCTCAGGGCAAAAAATAGTAGTGGATTGGCACAAGGATGAGGTGGTATTGCAGCTTATAGCAGAAGAATAA
- a CDS encoding GPW/gp25 family protein, which yields MQHTFLKFPFNPECAMTEGVSLPTCSLAESIAQHIMLLVLTRKGENRFNPNYGNAVWDLEFDNAVTTVVWEQVFEESLLEQLTQYEPRICYPKIQVQVEYVEHNYGTKDFVEIRKKAKIGINAVLTEIGERFTFSTHIYLSPMAID from the coding sequence ATGCAACATACCTTTTTAAAATTTCCTTTTAACCCAGAGTGTGCAATGACAGAAGGCGTATCGTTGCCTACGTGTAGTTTAGCCGAAAGTATTGCTCAACATATCATGTTGCTGGTCTTAACGCGAAAAGGAGAAAATCGATTCAATCCTAATTATGGCAATGCAGTATGGGATTTGGAATTTGATAATGCTGTGACTACGGTAGTATGGGAACAAGTGTTTGAAGAAAGTCTCTTAGAACAACTAACCCAATATGAGCCTCGAATTTGTTACCCCAAAATTCAAGTTCAAGTGGAATATGTAGAACATAATTATGGGACAAAAGACTTTGTAGAGATTAGAAAAAAAGCCAAAATAGGAATCAATGCAGTATTGACGGAAATAGGTGAACGCTTCACATTTAGTACACATATTTACCTAAGTCCAATGGCAATAGACTAA